ATTTGTAGAGTTTGGAACTTGGAGTGCAGGCTAGCTCATAGTACGGGCTGGATTAGGTGGTGGAATGATGCCATCACCCATACCGTGCATTTCTTGTGCATTTATGGGCACCAGCTGGCCATCTTTCGCCGGTGGTCTTACGAGACAACCACTGCTGATCTGCTTTCTGCTAACAAGGCCTTAGCAGCTAGCCCTTTTTCTCCAACTTTGCAAGTTAAAGTTGCAGAATTACGGCACAAAAAGCAAGTTGCAGACAATTATACCGCGAGAGGTGCGCAAATCAAGTCCCGTTTGCACTGGCTCAAAACTGGTGATTGTGCCTCTAAGGAGTTTTTCTTGGCTTTGCATGCCAGGCACTCCTCTCCAGGCATTAAAAAGATCAAAGATGGTGTACAAGTCCTTTCGGAGCTGCTGGACATTCTGCAAGCTTTTGTGCATCATTACGAGCAAGTCTTCTCTGCCCAAGACCCCACGCCTGAGCGTCAGCAGGCCCTATAGGATTACCTTGCTGTCGTGCCACATAGGTTGTCTACAGCCCAGAAAAAAATTTGTGACCAGTTGCTTACACTGGAGGATCTGAACGAGGCATTACATTCCATGGCCGATGATAAAGCCCCAGGCCTTGATGGCTTTCCCTGTGAATTTTACAAAGCTTTCTGGGACTGTGTGGGTCCCGACTTGTTTCAGGTTTATTTAGAGGCTTTTCATTCTAATTATCTAGGAGAGCTAATAAATAAAGGAAATATTAAGTTCATACCTAAAGCCGGTGATCTTGAGGATATTTGCAATTGGCAACCTATCACGCTCCTTAATGTTTCTTACAAAATTATTGCTAAAGCTCTTGCTTTAAAAATCCGCCATCTTTTGCCTCTCATTGTGCGCCCGGAACAGACTGGATTTATCAAATCCAGGTATATTTTGGATAACATCATCGCCATCTGGGAAGCCATGGAGTGGGCCCGACGCTCCAACCAGAAGGTtgttttcatcaaaattgattttgctaAAACCTATGATCGTATTAAATGGCCTTTCATTCTTGCCATGCTACAAGCTTTGGGTTTTGGGCCCAATCTTATCCAGTCTATTCGAATTCTCTTTGCGGATGCCTCAGCCTATATCACCATCAATGGTTGACAGTCTTCAACCTTTGGCCTCTTCTGCTCTAATCGGCAGGGTTTCCCTTTAGCTCCCTTCCTGTATGTGCTTGTTGCTGAAGGGTTTGGTTATCTGTTGGTTAATGCTGCATCTTTGTAACGTGTTAAAGGCATTTCATTACCTCATTCTCAGTTGCAGTTACTCAATCGGCACTTTGCAAATGACTCTTTTCTCACtctcttggaggaagaggagactATTCGAGAGGTGCTCCAATGCCTCAATATATTTTGTCTTGCTTTAGGCTCCACCATTCAATGGCATAAGACACTTTGTTACCAGAAGTCTGTTCTGCCTTGTCCTGCTTGGTTGCAACCCTTTGGCTGGAAGTGGATTGGGCCAAGCGAAACTTTTTGCTTTTTGGGCATTCCAATTGCTTTACAAGCCTCCCCAGTGGAGCTTTGGTAGGTTGTGCTTGCTCGGGTGGAGAAAAAGCTGGCTTATTGGATCACCAAGCCTCTGTCTTTGGCGGAAAAGTTCCAAATTTATTCTAAAGTTCTGGCTGCTACTCATGTTTATTATTCTTCTTGCTGGGTGCCTTCTAAAGCTGCTTATAGCAAGCTTGAAAAAttactttgggattttctttgggcCTCCTCTGATACTCATCATGGCTTCCGTCGTGTCGCCTGAGATTTTTGCTGTCTCCCCAGGGACTCTGGAGGCTTGGGTCTGCTGTCCACCTAGAGGCAAGGAATTGCTTTATGTGTCAAATGGGTTATTCACACCCTTACGGGTGACGAGGCTTGGAAAATTCTCCTTCGCCACTGCATTCAGTCCGGTTTCCTTGTCAACAGACCAGCCTGGAAAGGAATTGGCCTCTAGACCCTTCTGGTTATGAAAGAGTTGGTTCAGATAGTTGGTATGTTTGTTGCCAAAAGCATTTGGCGTGCTTGGGAGTTTGTCAAACCCTGGCTCCGGTGGTTTGGCTCTGGCTTTTGGGACAGGCTCTCATTGAACCAGCACAATGTGTGGTGGTCACCCCTATTTGCCAGAAATGGCCAGCCCTTGGCCAAAGTGCCCTGGCTCAAAGCTCTCAGATTTCATAAGAAGGGTATTCATACTCTTCATCAACTTTTTCTCAGACCTGCCATGCGTATCATGAAGTGGGACGAGTTTCGTGCTTTGTATAGTTTTAAAAACCAGGACCAGGCTACTTTTGAAGGTCTTGTGAGTGCTATCCTAGATGAGATGCTTCATAAAATTGGTATTTGTGGGCCCAAGCCTTCGtggaaagattggaaatggtaCCCAGACACTCCTTTGAGAAACTACAAGCCTCGACTTGGTTACAGGTGGTTGTCGCCTCACTTTCCCATGATTCAGAGTCTGAATCAGAGGTGGTCTGCAAGTGTTGAGCTGAAGCTCGCCCATTTTGCCcagtgtattcttttccaaggcttgcctATGGGCTCTTGACTTGTTCATTTGGGGGTTTCGAACCCTCGGTGCCCATTTTGTGGGCAGTCTGAGACTTTTAAGCATCTCTTTTGGTTTTGCCCTAGGGCCCAACAGTATTGGAACTGGATACATGATTTTTTTTGGCCATTTCGGTCGGAGCCGTTCTCTTGGCACATGATTCTACTAGGGGATTCGCCTAGATTTCCAGCTAAATATACCCAGCTTTGGCACACTTTCAAGGTGGAAATCCTCTTTActatttggaaagatagaaatgcctACATATTTTCTCATTCTCAAATGGATTGTCAGATTTCTATGTATTCTAAAGCTACTATTTTCTCTAATGTATTATTTCAGATACAGGTGCAAGCCAATAAAGTGGCACTTGAAGTGGCTCACCTCTAGGTCCTCTTGGACCATTAGGACAATGCCCTGTACACTGTGGCCTGGGTCCTCGACTCGCCCTCCTCCTCCCACCACTGGTTGCCCTCTTGGGGCCGACGACGGAGTGGCTTCGTGTGCCCCTGCTCTCAGCCTCTGCCTCAGTGCGACTCCCGCCCCCCTCGGTGCACTCGCTCTCCTCCACCGCGGGCTAGCCAGGGGTGGTTTTCTGGTGGGCCGTCGAGGAGTGGGGATGGCTGGCCCTTTGATGATGCTCCTGCTCCTGGTACTACTTCTGGTTCGGGTTGGCCAGATTCAGATAAAGTCTTTTCACGGCTGGCCCTTGCAATCTCACCCTGGCGTGaggaagaaatcaaagaaaaagatgaTAATGATGGTTGGACTCCTCCTGATGTCAATCCTAACCCCGCTATTGTATGGGGAAAGAGGGATGATAGAGCTTGGCTCTGCTGGCAATGCCTTGGCCGCTTGATGGCCTTTTTTTAATGTTTGTTATCTTAGATTTCTGGGCTTGGCCCATGACTTTCTGTTTTTTCGGGCTCTGCCCATGTGACTTTTGAGGTGTGCTTTCTTACCACCCaaccctttttttgtgaatatgtatttAATCTCTTTATTAATATAGATTAGAGgcttattcatcaaaaaaaaaaaaaaaaaattgtagaaagcTCTGAGTTTTATTTATGTATGGACTAAACCTTTTTCTTGAGGTTTAGAATTAGTGGTTGTTACTTGACATACATTGCTTCCTACAAGACATATAAGCACGTCTATTCAGACTGATCAACCTTTAGTTGTTGGACtcagagattttttttttattgactATTAAACATACATTTTACTAAAGAAGTTTCTCATATAAGCACctaaaatttgattttattttatgcaCCTAGTCCTAACATTTCTAGAAAGAAGACATACCAGCTCACCTAACATTGCTCCAAAGTAGACATGTTTCTATTTTTGGGAGGGAAATGTAAGTGTAGTATATTAAAACAAGTTTCAGATAATGAAGTGGGAAAAGTATATAAGAGATTCTTTTAAAGTAAGAAACATAAAGATAATTATAATCTATTTGAAAGATAAGTCTTTCGCATTCTTTTTGAAGAATCTTTTCCAGATCACCACTTTACTTAATTTGGGAAAAGTAGATAAGAGATTCTTTCAAATAAGATGAAAAATAGTACAAAAGGTAAAGACAATTATGACCTATGAAACAAAAGGCTGTCACACTTTTCTTGACAGACATTTTTAAGATCACCTCCTTACTTaatttgaaaaaagtaaaaaaGAGTCTCTTTTACATAAGAAGGAAAAATTGGAATGTAAAGATAATTGCAACCCATTTGAAAGAGAATGCTCTCACATTTTTCTTTAGGCACTTTTCTAAAGATCATCTACCTacttaatttggaaaaagaaaataaGATATTCTTTTAAATCAAATGAAAATTGTAGGAAATGTAAAGATGATTGCAACCTATTTGAAAGGGAAGGCTCTCACACTTTGCAAACACACCTTTTTAAAATTAGCTTCCTAATGTGTTTTATTATCCTGATTTATTTTCTCTATGGTGTACTTATTTTTCTTGGACCGCTTCTATACCtaattttttcattgttttattaATTATGGACTTACAAATTCACTTATCTTATGATGATGGACCACAATGTGTGTATctaaaatattgatgcaaaaattgAAAACACAATTTTTGCATGAAGCTCTTCAACTTAATCTAATAAACCCAAAACTTGATGCTTATTACCATATATCTTTTTTTCATCTTTTTGAGCAAAATATAATAAGAGCTTTCTCTTACAAAAAGAAAATATGAGAGCATGGAACTACTTAAAAACCTTCTATTTTAGGCTTGAAAGTATTGATCTCTATAAATAAGTTCAGGTTAAAGTATCCTATAATAGAACCATTTCACATATCCATGCATCAACTATTATGATAGATTCTACAAAAATGAGAAAATTCAACTTTTGTCAGTAGTtatattatttctttgatatcataATCCTCTGATGAATGATAGAAGAACATCCAAACTAGCTTGAAATTCATAGATTATGTTATTAAGTTTTAAGGTTGATCATGTTCCCAATATTTCTTCGTATCATCCCATTCAAATCATTGCTAGATGCCCAACTGTAACCAAAATAAAAGGAATGATTCTTTAGACAAAATTATTACACTTCATTATTCTAGAGCCACTAGTTCTAGATTAGATGAAAATAAATAGTTTGTGAATGTTGTTGTTGCATTAAATAATATGCACAAATTATTCATATGGATTAATAAATGCAAGTGAAGAGCTAATACACATacattttctctaatattttcaaGTTATCAATCTTTAGAAAGTTTATCATAAATATTGTTCAAAGAAAGCaccttagaaaaaaaaaagaatttgatcATTTGATCATTCAAAATTACTTTAATACTATACTTGGAGATGAAAGATGCAAACAACATACCGATCTCCTTACCAAATGCAACAACACGTGTGTATACACATGTGtcaattttagagagagagagagagagagagagagagagagagagagagagagagagagagagagagagagagagagagagagagagagagagagagagtgagagttaATTCAAATTGGAGGATGTCCAAGCTACCTATAAAATAAAATTAGACAAAATATTTCTTCTAATCGATAGATGATTGAATAGTAGGGGCTCCAGCCGAATTGTAGGGTTTGACTGTAGTGCCAGCCCCCACCCAATTCTATGAGGGTGAATTTTTCTACCAAGGTGGTCATGAATGTGATTTTTTCCCCCAAATAGTTTAAACATTCGAAAGCCTTTCATTTTGTAATACAATCCCATAAATTTCAAGATAAATCAGCACAAATGCAATGGCAAGACTATAGAAAATAAACTATAACTTGAGGTGCTTACATATTTTGGGGGCTTCAATTAGCCCAATTGTGAAGGAATTGGACTCATTAGATTGTATTTTGTGAGAATACTACCAGAAACACCACTATTAATGCTTATACATGAATAAAGCACAAACCCTAACACTTGAGTGGAATAATCTGTGTGTAAGGGATCAAGTAGGAAAATTTAGAGACTTTTGGGGAGATTACAAATACTTTGTATATATGAGACTTTCACAACTCAATTGTTTTTTATGTCAGTTACAAAAATTAAGTGCACAAGTTATTTCATACCAGTGAACCCTTCAAAAAACCATCTCTCATAAGCTTGAATGTTTCACTTGATAGTCACACTACATATGTTAATGCTCTGAGTGGCATGGAAAAATGAATAAGTTAAAGGAAACATGAATTCGGAGCATTAAAATCCTACAAGACATGcccaaagtaaaaagaaaggaaaataattaagaaaaaatcaAGGTTATGgaatgatataaaaaaaaaaaaaaattccttcaagaTCAAGGGGTGTTTCAAACAGAATTCACTTCATACCAATATTAGAGGATTCTCATTCTCTACTAATTTTCTCTACTCAAAGTGTGATATTCAGAATGTCGCCTTATATAGGTACAAACAAAGAGTTTAATGCTTCAAAACCCaatacaaaataaaattgaattcaAATAGAATCTGATTTGATATAATACAATCAAATGCAATCTTAAATCAATCTTAGCAATTGGATTTGATTTAAGATTCAATGCTTTGGTAAGTTGTTGTTTTTTAAGTAGTTTTTCAGGTGTGAAACAAGTTTGAGATGAAAATTCCACACGATATAGCCTATTCgctaataatttattttattcttttacatACATATTGTGGGTACAAATTCAGTTTACTATAATTGTAACTTTGTCTATCTCTAACAATACAACTTCTAGTTGCATAAAAGTTAGCATTTTTTCATACCTCAATTAATTACCAAGATAAATAATCGCAATTTATATGATTATAAGATGAATGTTTATTTATTGTTGAcaactccatatatatatataataaaataatgattATATTAACAGCTAACTACAAAAACCTATCAAGTTAATAAACTACATCTCTTATATTTCAGATCAGCTTTATGGTTTTCTAAAATTAAATTCTCTaatatttaaatatgtttttgtTGGTATGTGTATATTGAATCTCATGATATTGTTAGTACTTCAATAATTTCTGGAAGCAATAACCAGATAAGCTTCATTGGCCTCTACAATGTTCCTTCAAAAAAACACTTACAATATGTTTACCTTTGAAAATGTTTCTGATCTAAAACATGGAAGGCTCTCATTTATCCTTGGCATTAAGCTGAACAAAAACAAAAGAGTTCAATGGTCTATAACTAGACTTCTTGCTAGTATAGATGATGGGAACAATGAGGCTTGAGGGTAACTTCCAAAGGCATTTCCCTTGGCATTGTCAAACCAATCccttcattcatttcaatcactcTTCCATCTGGAACAAACCAACCAAAGCTCTGTAACAACCTTGCCAAAGTTGTTTGTACCATACATATTGCCAAAGAAGCCCCTGAACATCCTCTTCTCCTTGCCCCAAAAGTAATCATTCCCTCTCATTATGTTTTCTATCACTACTTCTTTCTCCATAAAAGGCTCTGGTATAAACTCTAATGgtttattccaaacttttgggtccTTGTGAATTGCCCATGCATTTACCATTAGCAATGTTCCTATAGGAATATGATAACCTCCCAGCATGCAATCTTCAATAGATTTGTGTGGCACAAGCAAAGGTGCCGGTGGATGAAGACGCAATGTCTCTTTAACTATTGCTTGCAAGTATTTTAACTGGTGTATATCTGTTTCCTCCACCAATCTGTTTCATCCAACTTTAGAATCAAGTTCATCTTGTGCCTTTTTCATGACATGGGAATGTCGCATAACAATGACAGTGTCCACTCCAGTGTAACTGAAGACGTACCAGTTCCTGCATTTAACATAGCCTACATGGCaacaagaaaaagagataaaatcaaAAGTGTGcaaaaaatttatttataatatttgggacattcaaatattttttattggcAAAGATGTCATAATAAATCATATGGTTTTAAAGATGCTATCATTCTCATATCCTCCGCTTCTAAGCACTAGACTGATAAATGGAGGAACTCAAGGCCCTTTAGGACATTTATGTCTTGATATAAGGGAGGGCTTTGAAAGGTTAGATTGATGTAGGTGAGGGCATTTGTACCATGATCTAAGGGATGAGAAGTTAATGTGCCTGAAAGAATCCACCTCTTCATCGTTCTTATTTCTTGGCTGTACTAAGTTGCCTTCTTATTTCTCATTATTTTCATTGATAGATTTTgattatgtttttatattttttaatcttAATTATCAATTTTATCATATCTCTACAattcataaatatataatttaatttagctttttaaaaatttgattgtttatattttttgcattaatattttagattatacTTCATGATTTATCattaaaatattagaaaatattatatatatatatatatatacttatacttTTATTAATCTGACTCGATTGCAAGGAGCATTCTCAACCATTTCAGGGATCCAAGAAATTACATTAATGCTCGTAAACCATCTGTCATCAAATCATAAGCCAAAATTCTGGGAGAAAAAGGTAAATATAGTTCAAGTTTGTCTACGTTAGCT
The nucleotide sequence above comes from Cryptomeria japonica chromosome 11, Sugi_1.0, whole genome shotgun sequence. Encoded proteins:
- the LOC131860016 gene encoding cytochrome P450 76A1-like — protein: MSSKTLFVLCSLVGKDPLMFFPNAHPLQMLKCSDFREGTPEAMLNAGTGTSSVTLEWTLLVEETDIHQLKYLQAIVKETLRLHPPAPLLVPHKSIEDCMLGGYHIPIGTLLMVNAWAIHKDPKVWNKPLEFIPEPFMEKEVVIENIMRGNDYFWGKEKRMFRGFFGNMYGTNNFGKVVTELCLMPRINESLPCFRSETFSKGEIARASREKTLSESGQPEPEVVPGAGASSKGQPSPLLDGPPENHPWLARGGGERVHRGGRESH